In Streptomyces qaidamensis, one DNA window encodes the following:
- a CDS encoding glycosyl hydrolase family 18 protein translates to MDRTEGTTPTEAAAESPAQDAPAPKGEGKRRRRWIRRTALAVVLVLLVPLLAVLTALRINYAGDPADGTRTRDRDALWLGHAWVDGRKKDADVTALARRLRDTGIRDLYVHSGPLEHDGTLPKSVYPRARWFIDAVHEKLPGVRVQAFLGDVLASENSEGMLLNDPDTRAAVVRSARQVLDTGYEGIHLDLEPMPSGDRDFLALLDSLRRETRSRNAQLSVAAHQIDPLPALHTVFGLFTEHPKWWSQEFFGQVARRVDQIAVMSYDTAQPLESTYGGYVAQQTSLALEVTPPSTDLLMGLPFYYESNFDHWGHAETVPASVRGVRLGLSRTDADRARFGVALYIDFAATEADWRAYKEDWVG, encoded by the coding sequence ATGGACCGCACGGAAGGCACCACCCCGACCGAGGCGGCCGCCGAGAGCCCCGCGCAGGACGCTCCCGCACCCAAGGGGGAAGGCAAGCGGCGCCGACGCTGGATCAGACGCACGGCGCTCGCCGTGGTCCTGGTCCTGCTGGTCCCGCTCCTGGCCGTTCTGACAGCCCTCCGCATCAACTACGCGGGCGACCCGGCCGACGGCACCCGCACCCGCGACCGCGACGCCCTCTGGCTCGGCCACGCCTGGGTCGACGGCCGCAAGAAGGACGCCGACGTCACCGCCCTGGCCCGCCGCCTGCGCGACACCGGCATCCGCGACCTCTACGTCCACTCGGGTCCCCTGGAGCACGACGGCACCCTCCCGAAGTCGGTCTATCCGAGGGCCCGCTGGTTCATCGACGCGGTGCACGAGAAGCTGCCCGGCGTCCGCGTCCAGGCCTTCCTCGGCGACGTCCTGGCCTCCGAGAACAGCGAGGGCATGCTCCTGAACGACCCGGACACCCGCGCGGCCGTCGTCCGCTCCGCCCGTCAGGTCCTGGACACCGGCTACGAGGGCATTCACCTCGATCTGGAACCCATGCCGTCCGGCGACCGCGACTTCCTCGCCCTGCTCGACTCCCTGCGCCGCGAGACCCGCTCCCGCAACGCCCAACTCTCCGTCGCCGCCCATCAGATCGACCCGCTCCCGGCCCTCCACACCGTGTTCGGCCTCTTCACCGAGCACCCCAAGTGGTGGTCGCAGGAGTTCTTCGGCCAGGTCGCCCGCCGCGTCGACCAGATCGCCGTGATGTCGTACGACACCGCGCAGCCGCTGGAGAGCACCTACGGCGGCTACGTCGCCCAGCAGACCTCCCTCGCCCTGGAGGTCACCCCGCCCTCCACCGACCTGCTGATGGGCCTGCCCTTCTACTACGAGAGCAACTTCGACCACTGGGGCCACGCCGAGACCGTGCCCGCATCGGTCCGGGGCGTCCGTCTCGGCCTGTCCCGCACGGACGCGGACCGGGCCCGCTTCGGCGTCGCGCTGTACATCGATTTCGCCGCGACCGAGGCGGACTGGCGCGCCTACAAGGAAGACTGGGTCGGGTGA
- a CDS encoding phosphotransferase family protein — MTPTRRPLTTTDLAPLARAALGPGRTLTGVERVRGGTKKGVYRLILDDDSTAVAYVWSADEDYWDQPDPDPRDVFSHGTGLGLFTAAHDRLAAAGVRTPRLRFADSTHTHLPADAAVVEDLTGGSLEDALARDPGAAPQALERMAELLATLHSHTGPRFGKVAVVDAGGSSYGDSCEQRITEGALRSVAEAAARDPRAAAARRELEEEIHALVAEVRPRDRHTLIHGELGADHVLLTPGGQPALIDIEGLMYSDVEHEHVFLRLRFGPHYDALRAPGLDEARLRLYRLAMHIGLVSGPLTLIEGDFPDPGRMRGIAEHNLHEALSLLKSAS; from the coding sequence GTGACCCCGACCCGACGCCCCCTCACCACCACCGACCTGGCCCCCCTGGCCCGCGCCGCCCTCGGCCCGGGCCGCACCCTCACCGGCGTGGAACGCGTGCGCGGCGGCACCAAGAAGGGCGTCTACCGGCTGATCCTCGACGACGACTCCACCGCCGTCGCCTACGTCTGGTCCGCCGACGAGGACTACTGGGACCAGCCGGACCCCGACCCCCGGGACGTCTTCTCCCACGGCACGGGCCTCGGCCTGTTCACGGCGGCCCACGACCGCCTGGCCGCAGCCGGAGTCCGCACGCCCCGTCTCCGGTTCGCCGACTCCACGCACACGCACCTGCCCGCGGACGCGGCCGTCGTCGAGGACCTGACCGGCGGCAGCCTGGAGGACGCCCTGGCCCGCGACCCCGGCGCGGCTCCGCAGGCCTTGGAGCGGATGGCGGAGCTGCTCGCCACCCTGCACAGCCACACCGGTCCCCGCTTCGGGAAGGTCGCCGTCGTGGACGCCGGCGGTTCCTCCTACGGCGATTCCTGCGAGCAGCGCATCACCGAAGGGGCCCTGCGCTCCGTGGCCGAAGCCGCCGCACGCGACCCTCGTGCGGCCGCCGCGCGCCGCGAGCTGGAGGAGGAGATCCACGCGCTGGTCGCCGAGGTCCGGCCCCGCGACCGACACACCCTCATCCACGGCGAACTCGGGGCGGACCACGTCCTGCTCACGCCCGGGGGACAGCCCGCGCTCATCGACATCGAAGGCCTGATGTACTCCGACGTGGAGCACGAGCACGTCTTCCTCCGGCTCCGCTTCGGCCCCCACTACGACGCCCTGCGCGCCCCGGGCCTGGACGAGGCACGCCTGCGCCTGTACCGGCTGGCGATGCACATCGGCCTGGTCTCGGGTCCGCTGACCCTCATCGAGGGCGACTTCCCGGACCCGGGACGCATGCGGGGGATAGCGGAGCACAACCTCCACGAGGCGCTCAGCCTGCTGAAGAGCGCCTCCTGA
- a CDS encoding succinate dehydrogenase/fumarate reductase iron-sulfur subunit: MSGYTAHFKVWRGDVNGGGLEDFEVEVNEGEVVLDIIHRLQATQTPDLAVRWNCKAGKCGSCSAEINGRPRLLCMTRMSVFDREETITVTPLRAFPVVRDLVTDVGFNYTKAREVPAFVPPGGVAPGEYRMMQEDVDRSQEFRKCIECFLCQDTCHVVRDHEENKQAFAGPRFLMRVAELDMHPLDAAAETGLDRKTTAQDEHGLGYCNITKCCTEVCPEGIKITDNALIPLKERAADRKYDPLVWLGSKIRRRSSAG; encoded by the coding sequence ATGAGCGGCTATACGGCCCACTTCAAGGTGTGGCGCGGGGACGTGAACGGCGGCGGCCTGGAGGACTTCGAGGTCGAGGTCAACGAGGGTGAGGTGGTGCTCGACATCATCCACCGCCTCCAGGCCACCCAGACGCCCGACCTCGCCGTGCGCTGGAACTGCAAGGCGGGCAAGTGCGGTTCCTGCTCGGCGGAGATCAACGGCCGGCCGCGGCTGCTGTGCATGACGCGCATGTCGGTGTTCGACCGGGAGGAGACGATCACGGTGACGCCGCTGCGGGCGTTCCCGGTCGTCCGCGACCTGGTCACCGACGTGGGCTTCAACTACACCAAAGCCAGGGAGGTCCCGGCCTTCGTGCCGCCGGGCGGTGTCGCTCCGGGCGAGTACCGGATGATGCAGGAGGACGTGGACCGCTCGCAGGAGTTCCGCAAGTGCATCGAGTGCTTCCTGTGCCAGGACACCTGTCATGTGGTCCGTGACCACGAGGAGAACAAACAGGCGTTCGCCGGGCCCCGTTTCCTGATGCGGGTGGCGGAGCTGGACATGCACCCGCTGGACGCGGCGGCGGAAACCGGCCTGGACCGCAAGACCACCGCCCAGGACGAGCACGGCCTCGGCTACTGCAACATCACCAAGTGCTGCACGGAGGTCTGCCCCGAGGGCATCAAGATCACGGACAACGCGCTGATCCCGCTGAAGGAGCGGGCGGCGGACCGCAAGTACGACCCGCTGGTCTGGCTGGGCTCGAAGATCAGGAGGCGCTCTTCAGCAGGCTGA
- a CDS encoding fumarate reductase/succinate dehydrogenase flavoprotein subunit, whose product MSVVDRQEWDVVVVGAGGAGLRAAIEARERGARTAVICKSLFGKAHTVMAEGGIAAAMANANENDTWQVHFRDTMRGGKFLNQWRMAELHAQEAPQRVWELETWGALFDRTKDGRISQRNFGGHEYPRLAHVGDRTGLELIRTLQQKIVSLQQEDFRETGDYESRLKVFQECTVTRVLKEGGRVSGVFAYERESGRFFVLEAPAVVIATGGIGKSFKVTSNSWEYTGDGHALALLAGAPLLNMEFVQFHPTGMVWPPSVKGILVTESVRGDGGVLRNSDGKRFMFDYIPDVFKDKYAETEEEGDRWYDDPDHNRRPPELLPRDEVARAINAEVKEGRGSPHGGVFLDVSTRMPAEVIKRRLPSMYHQFKELADVDITAEAMEVGPTCHYVMGGVAVESDTAAARGVPGLYAAGEVAGGMHGSNRLGGNSLSDLLVFGRRAGRHAADHAAGLSGARPVVDDVQIDAAAAEALRPFSAEAEIEEPAGGPPENPYTLHQELQQTMNDLVGIIRREAEMEQALQKLAELRVRARRAGVEGHRQFNPGWHLALDLRNMLLVSECVARAALERTESRGGHTREDHPGMDRAWRRINLLCALTDPTGGLAATDPVRGQIALTRETTEPVRADLLALFDKEELVKYLSEEELYE is encoded by the coding sequence ATGTCCGTGGTCGACCGGCAGGAGTGGGACGTCGTCGTGGTGGGCGCGGGCGGCGCGGGCCTGCGCGCCGCCATCGAGGCCCGCGAGCGGGGCGCCCGTACGGCCGTGATCTGCAAGTCGCTGTTCGGCAAGGCACACACCGTGATGGCCGAGGGCGGCATCGCCGCGGCGATGGCCAACGCCAACGAGAACGACACGTGGCAGGTGCACTTCCGCGACACCATGCGCGGCGGCAAGTTCCTCAACCAGTGGCGGATGGCCGAGCTGCACGCCCAGGAGGCGCCACAGCGGGTGTGGGAGCTGGAGACCTGGGGGGCGCTGTTCGACCGCACCAAGGACGGCCGGATCTCCCAGCGCAACTTCGGCGGCCACGAGTACCCGCGCCTCGCCCACGTCGGCGACCGCACCGGCCTGGAGCTGATCCGCACCCTCCAGCAGAAGATCGTCTCCCTGCAGCAGGAGGACTTCAGGGAGACCGGCGACTACGAGTCCCGGCTGAAGGTCTTCCAGGAGTGCACGGTCACCCGCGTGCTGAAGGAGGGGGGCCGGGTCTCCGGGGTGTTCGCCTATGAGCGCGAGTCGGGCCGCTTCTTCGTGCTGGAGGCACCGGCCGTGGTGATCGCCACCGGCGGCATCGGCAAGTCCTTCAAGGTGACGTCGAACTCGTGGGAGTACACCGGCGACGGCCACGCGCTGGCGCTCCTCGCCGGCGCTCCCCTGCTGAACATGGAGTTCGTGCAGTTCCATCCGACCGGCATGGTCTGGCCGCCGTCGGTGAAGGGCATCCTCGTCACCGAGTCGGTGCGCGGCGACGGCGGTGTGCTGCGCAACTCCGACGGCAAGCGGTTCATGTTCGACTACATCCCCGACGTCTTCAAGGACAAGTACGCCGAGACGGAGGAGGAGGGCGACCGCTGGTACGACGACCCGGACCACAACCGGCGCCCGCCCGAGCTGCTCCCCCGCGACGAGGTCGCGCGGGCGATCAACGCCGAGGTGAAGGAGGGGCGCGGCTCCCCGCACGGGGGCGTGTTCCTCGACGTGTCGACCCGGATGCCCGCCGAGGTCATCAAGCGGCGGCTGCCGTCGATGTACCACCAGTTCAAGGAGCTGGCGGACGTCGACATCACCGCGGAGGCGATGGAGGTCGGGCCCACCTGCCACTACGTGATGGGCGGGGTCGCGGTCGAGTCCGACACGGCGGCGGCGCGCGGGGTCCCCGGCCTCTACGCGGCCGGTGAGGTGGCCGGCGGTATGCACGGCTCCAACCGGCTCGGCGGCAATTCACTGTCCGACCTGCTGGTGTTCGGCCGCCGGGCGGGCCGGCACGCGGCCGATCACGCGGCGGGGCTGTCCGGGGCGCGGCCCGTCGTGGACGACGTCCAGATCGACGCGGCCGCCGCCGAGGCCCTGCGGCCCTTCTCGGCCGAGGCGGAGATCGAGGAGCCCGCCGGCGGCCCGCCGGAGAACCCGTACACCCTGCACCAGGAACTCCAGCAGACGATGAACGACCTGGTCGGCATCATCCGCCGGGAGGCGGAGATGGAGCAGGCCCTCCAGAAGCTGGCCGAGCTGCGGGTCCGGGCGCGCCGGGCCGGGGTCGAGGGGCACCGGCAGTTCAACCCGGGATGGCACCTCGCCCTGGACCTCAGGAACATGCTGCTGGTCAGCGAGTGTGTGGCGCGGGCCGCGCTGGAGCGCACCGAGTCGCGCGGCGGCCACACGCGCGAGGACCATCCGGGGATGGACCGCGCCTGGCGGCGGATCAACCTGCTGTGCGCGCTCACCGACCCGACGGGCGGCCTGGCGGCGACGGACCCGGTCCGCGGCCAGATCGCCCTCACCCGTGAGACCACCGAACCCGTCCGTGCCGACCTGCTCGCCCTGTTCGACAAGGAGGAGCTGGTCAAGTACCTCTCCGAAGAGGAGCTCTACGAATGA
- a CDS encoding ABC transporter family substrate-binding protein encodes MSQHGVGPRAVTRSVAFLTAGVLAVPALAGCGSEDPAGKPLAAPDIQSAPRDRIADGGTLRWAVDSVPDTLNTFQSDADATTTRVAQAVLPSMFRMDDSGRPERNPDYLESAEVVDTEPKQVVLYKLSQQAVWSDGREIGAADFAAQWRALSGKDTAYWTARNAGYDRIQKIERGDSALEVRVTFSRPYADWRSLFSPLYPKDVMGTPDSFNDGARKKLKVTAGPFTVKKADREDGEITLTRNPRWWGEPARLSEIVLRTVPRDKRAAELAAGTLDLAEIDPAAARRITVAARPHSSSSPLMGPDAERSAADSLHSWAVANGSDEDAADEETVARKKLRRAAVKYARQQRALSGFEVRKSLEPAYTQLALNGAEGPLTDERVRRAVARALDRKELAQAVLKPLGLPAVPVGSHLALSGQAHYADNSGALGGQDTKEAQALLADAGWVRGGPVKEQKKEKAAGPEGEQADDTGEDNKAQHGPDPAGHLAQDGKQYKPHQGGAPGAYAPRGTAAPANQEAARLAKNGKALTLRFVLPSGPGSQTLRTVADRISRMLERVGIGTEISKVSDESYFKDHIASGQYDLALYSWPATAYPATDARPVFAKPVPAADGSLNVEQNYTRVGTDQVDQLFDEAVATLDEGESRSLIRKADSRIWAAAGSIPLFQRPQLLAARKNLVNAGAFGFGTPVYEDMGFLKKGAKPASGPSAKGSDAR; translated from the coding sequence ATGTCCCAGCACGGTGTCGGCCCGCGCGCGGTCACGCGCTCGGTCGCCTTCCTCACCGCAGGAGTGCTCGCGGTGCCCGCGCTCGCCGGATGCGGCTCCGAGGACCCCGCCGGCAAGCCGCTCGCCGCGCCGGACATCCAGTCCGCCCCACGCGACCGGATCGCCGACGGCGGCACCCTGCGCTGGGCCGTCGACTCCGTGCCCGACACGCTGAACACCTTCCAGTCGGACGCCGACGCCACCACCACCCGCGTCGCCCAGGCCGTCCTGCCGTCGATGTTCCGCATGGACGACTCCGGCCGCCCGGAGCGCAACCCCGACTACCTGGAGTCCGCCGAGGTCGTCGACACCGAACCCAAGCAGGTCGTCCTGTACAAGCTCAGCCAGCAGGCCGTCTGGAGCGACGGCCGGGAGATCGGCGCCGCCGACTTCGCCGCCCAGTGGCGCGCCCTGTCCGGCAAGGACACCGCCTACTGGACCGCCCGCAACGCCGGCTACGACCGCATCCAGAAGATCGAGCGCGGCGACAGCGCCCTGGAGGTCCGGGTCACCTTCAGCCGCCCCTACGCCGACTGGCGCTCGCTGTTCTCGCCGCTGTACCCGAAGGACGTCATGGGCACCCCGGACTCCTTCAACGACGGAGCCCGCAAGAAGCTCAAGGTCACCGCCGGCCCCTTCACTGTGAAGAAGGCCGACCGCGAGGACGGCGAGATCACCCTCACCCGCAACCCGCGCTGGTGGGGCGAGCCGGCCAGGCTCTCCGAGATCGTGCTGCGCACCGTCCCGCGCGACAAGCGGGCCGCGGAGCTGGCCGCCGGCACCCTCGACCTGGCCGAGATCGACCCCGCAGCGGCCCGCCGCATCACCGTCGCCGCCCGCCCCCACAGTTCCAGCAGTCCGCTGATGGGCCCGGACGCCGAGCGGTCCGCCGCCGACTCCCTGCACTCCTGGGCCGTCGCCAACGGCTCCGACGAGGACGCCGCCGACGAGGAGACCGTCGCCCGCAAGAAGCTGCGCCGGGCGGCCGTCAAGTACGCCCGGCAGCAGCGGGCCCTCAGCGGCTTCGAGGTCCGCAAGTCCCTGGAGCCCGCCTACACCCAGCTCGCCCTGAACGGCGCCGAGGGCCCGCTCACCGACGAACGCGTCCGCAGGGCCGTCGCCCGCGCCCTGGACCGCAAGGAACTCGCCCAGGCCGTCCTCAAGCCCCTCGGCCTGCCCGCCGTCCCGGTCGGCAGCCACCTCGCCCTGTCCGGCCAGGCCCACTACGCCGACAACAGCGGCGCCCTCGGCGGCCAGGACACCAAGGAGGCCCAGGCGCTGCTCGCGGACGCCGGGTGGGTACGCGGCGGCCCGGTCAAGGAGCAGAAGAAGGAGAAGGCGGCCGGGCCCGAGGGCGAACAGGCCGACGACACCGGCGAGGACAACAAGGCCCAGCACGGCCCGGACCCGGCCGGTCACCTCGCCCAGGACGGCAAGCAGTACAAGCCGCACCAGGGCGGCGCCCCCGGCGCGTACGCCCCCCGGGGCACCGCCGCCCCGGCGAACCAGGAGGCCGCCCGGCTCGCCAAGAACGGCAAGGCGCTCACCCTCCGCTTCGTGCTCCCCTCCGGGCCCGGCTCCCAGACGCTGCGCACCGTCGCGGACCGCATCTCCCGCATGCTGGAGCGCGTCGGCATCGGCACGGAGATCTCCAAGGTCTCCGACGAGTCCTACTTCAAGGACCACATCGCCTCCGGCCAGTACGACCTCGCCCTGTACTCCTGGCCCGCCACGGCGTACCCGGCCACCGACGCCCGCCCCGTCTTCGCCAAGCCCGTCCCGGCCGCCGACGGCTCGCTGAACGTCGAGCAGAACTACACACGCGTCGGCACCGACCAGGTCGACCAGCTCTTCGACGAGGCCGTGGCCACCCTCGACGAGGGCGAGTCCCGCTCCCTGATCCGCAAGGCCGACTCCCGCATCTGGGCGGCGGCCGGCTCGATCCCCCTCTTCCAGCGCCCCCAGCTCCTCGCGGCCCGCAAGAACCTCGTGAACGCCGGCGCCTTCGGCTTCGGCACACCGGTCTACGAGGACATGGGCTTCCTGAAGAAGGGCGCGAAGCCGGCGTCGGGCCCCTCGGCGAAGGGATCCGACGCCCGGTAG
- the typA gene encoding translational GTPase TypA, whose amino-acid sequence MATRHDIRNVAIVAHVDHGKTTIVDGMLKQAGAFAAHQLEGVDDRMMDSNDLEREKGITILAKNTAVKYHPKDGGDVITINIIDTPGHADFGGEVERGLSMVDGVVLLVDASEGPLPQTRFVLRKALQQRLPVILCINKTDRPDSRIDEVVNETYDLFLDLDADEEQIEFPIVYACGRDGIASLTKPDNGTVPADSTSLEPFFSTILEHIPAPTYDEAAPLQAHVTNLDADNFLGRIALLRVEQGELRKGQTVAWIKRDGTISNVRISELMMTEALTRKPAEMAGPGDICAVAGIPDIMIGETLADPENPIPLPLITVDEPAISMVIGTNTSPLVGRGGTGKGADNKAAVKDRKVTARQVKDRLDRELIGNVSLRVLDTERPDAWEVQGRGELALAILVEQMRREGFELTIGKPQVVTKEVDGKTYEPVERMTIDVPEEHMGAVTQLMGVRKGRMDNMSNHGSGWVRMEFVVPSRGLIGFRTEFLTQTRGTGIGHSIHEGFEPWFGNLQTRNNGSLVADRSGSVTAFAMTNLQERGVLFTEPGTEVYEGMIVGENSRSDDMDVNITKEKKLTNMRSSSADSFEAIVPPRKLSLEQSLEFCRDDECVEVTPEAVRIRKVNLDARERARAASRAKHG is encoded by the coding sequence ATGGCCACGCGCCACGACATCCGCAACGTCGCTATCGTCGCCCACGTCGACCACGGCAAGACCACCATCGTCGACGGCATGCTGAAGCAGGCCGGTGCCTTCGCCGCCCACCAGCTCGAAGGCGTCGACGACCGCATGATGGACTCGAACGACCTGGAGCGTGAGAAGGGCATCACGATCCTGGCCAAGAACACGGCGGTGAAGTACCACCCGAAGGACGGGGGGGACGTCATCACCATCAACATCATCGACACCCCCGGCCACGCCGACTTCGGCGGCGAGGTCGAGCGCGGTCTGTCGATGGTCGACGGTGTCGTCCTGCTCGTGGACGCCTCCGAGGGTCCGCTCCCGCAGACCCGCTTCGTGCTGCGCAAGGCGCTCCAGCAGCGGCTGCCCGTCATCCTGTGCATCAACAAGACGGACCGCCCGGACTCCCGGATCGACGAGGTCGTCAACGAGACGTACGACCTCTTCCTCGACCTGGACGCGGACGAGGAGCAGATCGAGTTCCCGATCGTCTACGCCTGCGGCCGCGACGGCATCGCCTCGCTGACCAAGCCGGACAACGGCACGGTCCCGGCAGACTCCACCAGCCTGGAGCCGTTCTTCTCCACGATCCTGGAGCACATCCCGGCCCCGACCTACGACGAGGCCGCCCCGCTCCAGGCCCACGTCACCAACCTGGACGCCGACAACTTCCTCGGCCGTATCGCGCTGCTCCGCGTCGAGCAGGGCGAGCTGCGCAAGGGCCAGACGGTGGCGTGGATCAAGCGCGACGGCACCATCAGCAACGTCCGCATCAGTGAGCTGATGATGACCGAGGCGCTGACCCGCAAGCCCGCGGAGATGGCCGGCCCCGGTGACATCTGTGCCGTCGCCGGTATCCCGGACATCATGATCGGCGAGACCCTCGCGGACCCCGAGAACCCCATCCCCCTGCCGCTGATCACGGTCGACGAGCCCGCGATCTCCATGGTCATCGGCACCAACACCTCGCCGCTGGTCGGTCGTGGCGGCACCGGCAAGGGCGCCGACAACAAGGCGGCCGTCAAGGACCGCAAGGTGACCGCGCGTCAGGTCAAGGACCGCCTCGACCGTGAGCTGATCGGTAACGTCAGCCTCCGGGTGCTGGACACCGAGCGGCCGGACGCCTGGGAGGTGCAGGGCCGTGGTGAGCTGGCGCTGGCCATCCTGGTCGAGCAGATGCGCCGTGAGGGCTTCGAGCTGACCATCGGCAAGCCGCAGGTCGTCACCAAGGAGGTCGACGGCAAGACGTACGAGCCGGTCGAGCGCATGACGATCGACGTGCCCGAGGAGCACATGGGTGCGGTCACGCAGCTCATGGGTGTCCGCAAGGGCCGCATGGACAACATGTCGAACCACGGTTCCGGCTGGGTCCGCATGGAGTTCGTGGTGCCGTCCCGCGGTCTCATCGGCTTCCGGACCGAGTTCCTGACCCAGACCCGTGGCACCGGCATCGGCCACTCCATCCACGAGGGCTTCGAGCCCTGGTTCGGCAATCTGCAGACCCGCAACAACGGCTCCCTGGTCGCCGACCGCTCCGGTTCCGTCACCGCCTTCGCGATGACGAACCTCCAGGAGCGCGGTGTGCTGTTCACGGAGCCCGGCACCGAGGTGTACGAGGGCATGATCGTCGGCGAGAACTCGCGCTCCGACGACATGGACGTGAACATCACCAAGGAGAAGAAGCTCACGAACATGCGGTCCTCGTCGGCCGACTCGTTCGAGGCGATCGTGCCGCCGCGCAAGCTGTCGCTGGAGCAGTCCCTGGAGTTCTGCCGTGACGACGAGTGCGTGGAGGTCACCCCGGAGGCCGTGCGTATCCGCAAGGTGAACCTGGACGCCCGCGAGCGCGCCCGCGCCGCGAGCCGCGCCAAGCACGGCTGA